Part of the Mastacembelus armatus chromosome 6, fMasArm1.2, whole genome shotgun sequence genome, acaaaaaataatagaGCTTCTGCTGTTATGTTTGTTATGTTAGGTTTCTGTCGATTACATTCAGCGCTCTGTGCAGATGATTTGCAGTAACAAGCTTCCATTGGGTCAAATACAATCATGCACCCCTTTTTTACAGGTTTTCGAGGGGAAACATCTACAGGAAGTGCTGATTAACAGCAGCTAAGAGggaataaaaacagcaaaggagaagcattttttttaaaaatctggcTTCTATTAAAAACTCATTTATTATTTGAGTACTGCTCtctgtgtgagaatgtgtggCAAATCTATATAAATACAACTGACTTGACATGGCTGAATTAGCAGCAGCAATTTTGATGATGAATGTTTTCTTGACTTCCTCATCCTCTGTAGACAAAAGCGAGGATGAAGCTAAAGTTGAGATGCAGCAACTCAAGGAGCAAGAATCGGAGAAGAAAAAACTACCAAAGAAGGAGAAGTCTGTCCTACAGGGGAAACTGACCAAATTGGCTGTGCAAATTGGCAAAGCAGGTACACAGAtagaagtgtgtgtgatgtAGACATCATCTGAGGGTTGAGTGTCACACACCGTTGGGTGAGGTCCACCTTACTATGTTCTTTCCCAGCCTCAGAACAGACAACACCTGGACCTgactaacctaaccctaaccctttgCTTATAGAGCAGATCCAGTAGAGTTCAGATAAAAAAGGCATTTGCtcaaaaatgtcagtttattttttcaagCTCTGCCAGACACTGGAAAACAATATGATTGTATGACTGACTAACATATGTTTCAAAGCTACACACAAATCTTGTGCAAAGACAACCATAGTTTTTGGTTGTAGCagactttctgtttctcactttctgactctgtctctccatctttctgtctctgtctcaggtCTGTTCATGTCAGTTCTTACTGTCTTCATACTCATCATTCGCTTCCTGATTGATGTCTTCGGGATTCAGGGGGTTCGCTTCTCCAAAGAGTGTCTGGCCATCCATGTCCAGCTCTTGGTCAAGTTCTTCATCATTGGTGTGACAGTGCTGGTGGTGGCTGTGCCTGAAGGTCTTCCTCTGGCTGTAACCATCTCTCTAGCCTATTCAGTCAAGGTCAGTCAAGATATACAGTCTGTCTGTACTCTTTAGTGTTTTAGTACCACATGGGTGTACAGGTTTTACATTATTGTGTATTGATCAGTGACCTAATGCTAAAGTAGTAATGGCCCCATTTTAGCCTCTCCAGACAGTCATGGTTCAGTTCATTCTGTAAATCCAGAATAACACAGTCAGACTCGGATAATGCCGCTCTCTTCTTCTATCAGAAAATGATGAAGGATAACAACCTGGTCCGCCACCTAGACGCCTGTGAGACGATGGGCAACGCCACAGCCATCTGCTCTGACAAGACGGGTACGCTCACCATGAACCGCATGACGGTGGTGCAGACCTACATTGCAGAATGTTACTACAGAAAGGTGCCGGAGCCTCATCTGATCCCTGCCAAGATCCTGGACCTGCTTGTTGTGGGCATCGGGGTCAACTGCGCCTACACCACCAAGATTATGGTGAGCTGTAAAAATAGTTGTTCATTCAGGAAGTGAGTTAAGCATTTGGCTGAAAGAGCAGGTTGGTTTGAAATGATGCCATGGGAGCTCAGGATTCATCTGATCACTGCCTCTTTGAGCCATTGCACAGGTCAGAGCACAGAGGAGACTAACTCCTTCAGACAGGAAAGCAGTGCTCCACAAAATGCTCCACAAAATTTCAGAAGAGAATGAAGTTTCCAAAAGCCAAAATGGCCTCATCAAACCTCGTCTAAGTTAGTCTGAAACCCAAACACATCCGGTTTACTATTATAGAAAGGCCCCAATATTGAGAGGGTGGAACCTGAGAACATTATTTATGCTTGACACAGTTAAACAGTTGATGGATTGTCACAATAGTTACAGATTATTTTTGTCAGACTTTTCCTGTTTAATATAGGACAGAAAGCTGTGGCTGGGTATATGTACCTTGATACTATGCAGTACAATATGATTTGATACAATACTGATATGATAACGATATATAATACCATATATTGCAATAATTAACATCCATTactcaaaatttaaaaatagtgGTGAAAATACAACTTGCTGTGTAGCACTGACATAATCTAATAATACACAGGCACATCACATTATATTCGTACTGAGTTGACAAACTTCAAATTATTGAAGATTCATTGCATAATTCTCATACACTATGATCATGATAATAAAGTTCATGTTAGTGTTCGTACATTCAAAGTcactaaaacatgaaaaaagtgcCTTAAGCTTCAGCTCATGCACAGAAGATTATAGCCAGGCTTTTGTTACAGAGCTGAAATGCAGAATTTGGTGCtctggaaaatgacaaaaagggTGTCCAGCATCCCTCATGGTGAACCCACGAGTTCAACTTTTTGAAACATGAACGTTTTGTTCATGTCATTACTCTTTAACTTTAAGGTCAAAATATAGCCAAAGATCTGCTTTTAAAGACAAAGGTGCTTCAACATTTCACTTGCTTCGCTTCTggtgtgaaaagacaaagacactCATTGTACAAAAAGGACTGGTCACATCTACCCAATGGCCCAGGAAGCTACAACAACCTCTTATGGGGAGTGTCAGAATGTTTTTGTCCCTTCTGTTGCTACTTCCTGCAGACTCCAGAGAAAGAGGGTGGGCTGCCTCGCCAAGTGGGAAACAAGACAGAATGTGCCTTACTGGGATTCACTCTGGACCTGCACCGAGACTACCAAACCATTAGGAATGAAATTCCAGAAGAGAAGCTGTACAAGGTCTACACTTTCAACTCTGTGAGGAAGTCCATGAGCACCGTGCTAAAGAACCCTGATGGCAGCTATCGAATCTTCAGCAAGGGGGCCGCTGAGATCCTTCTCAGGAAGTAGgtctactgctgctgctgacacagCTCTGTGCTCAGTCAGATAATTGTCACCTGAGTCTGTCCTGTGGTTTCAGGTGCTGTAAGATCATGGATAGCAAAGGAGAAACCAAAGACCTCAAACCTCTGGATCGAGACCACATTGTGAGGAAGGTGATTGAGCCAATGGCTTTGGAGGGCCTAAGGACCATCTGCCTCGCTTACAGAGACTTTCCCAGCACCAGTGGAGAGCCAGACTGGGACAATGAGTCCCACATCCTTAGTGGCCTCACCTGCATTGCTGTGGTTGGCATTGAAGACCCTGTACGACCCGAGGTACATCAGCCCTGTCTTTATTTGGGTCACATACTGCTTGTTTCATCTGTCCATAAATCTCAACGAGGATGATTCTTAAattgtttttcctgctgctgctctcatcaGGTACCAGAAGCCATTAGAAAGTGCCAGCGGGCTGGGATCACTGTCCGCATGGTGACAGGAGACAACATCAATACTGCACGGGCCATTGCCATCAAATGCGGTATCCTGCAACCTGGAGATGACTTCGTGTGTTTGGAGGGCAAAGAGTTCAATCGACGGATCCGCAATGAGCTGGGAGaggtcagacagacacagactctAGATTAAATGACCCCATTACATTTCCTCTAGCTCCACTCTCAGGCCAGCTTTACAGCTTTAGTTCTATTACTGGTAAGAATAATTATATTATTCCACGTGTATATAATGTGGTAAGACTGCAGTCTTCAGAGACGGTGTTTTTGGTTCAATCAAAGACTGATTTTTGTTCTTAGAGTAACATTTTAATAGTGTTTGGGGTGTGGGAAAATAAATCTATACAGAATCTGGAAAGATTTTTGGGCTGCAAACCTTTTCGATTTTCTGCCCCAGAGAAAAATGTATTGGTTTCAGTGCTTTAGGGATACACTAATCTGAAAAACTGATTTCAATTCATGTTTTTCAGCAAAAAACGTATGTCGTCTAATTTTTTCCGCAGATTGAGCAGGAGCGCCTTGACAAGATTTGGCCAAAGCTGAGAGTCCTGGCCAGATCGTCtccaacagacaaacacactttgGTCAAAGGTTAGATACATTTAACCAGAGAAGGTGGGAGATGTAGATTTATTTGTGCAGCCCAATTTATTCAGGCAAAGCAATTTCAAAGTGCAttaaacacatataaaataagtagaaaatgacattttaaaacatgacttTAAAGCTAGAGCCACATTTGGGCTGTAATGGGGTTTTCACACAGAATGTGACAACGGCACTGCTGAGCTCTGTAACCCATTATTTCCAGTGGCTTGTGCCAACCAAACCAGTTTGCCGCTTCATCAAGCAAAGTGCACTTGCAGCATGCCACTCAGCAATTTGTCACACACCGCGCTCTGTTATGTAGCACAGAAATCAAAATGGAGGAACATCTGctattgagtgtgtgtgaattccCTGAACTGCATGACACAGTTTGTGCTCATATAGAGCTCTGTGGAGGAAAGCCATGTCCTGGAAGCAACTGAAGTTGCCATGTCTGGTGTGTTTTAACACGGATAGCACTGGTAGATACATTTTCAGTCCTGACTGGGAGCCAGAGAAACAACCAAACCTAGCTGAACCAAGCGGCCAACTCAGTGCAACTGTTGTTGTGTGGCCCATGTGCTAAATCCAGTGGTGAGTGCAGCACATGTGGCATTCTGTTTGAAAGGGTGtctcagctgtttgtttctctgtcatcCTCTCAGGCATCATCGACAGCACTGTTCTGGAGCAGAGTCAGGTTGTTGCTGTAACTGGCGATGGAACGAATGACGGCCCTGCCCTCAAGAAAGCAGATGTTGGCTTTGCCATGGTAATGAAAGTCACCGATATCATCAAACTGCTGCTTTCACAACTCAGATGGATTTTATAAACAGTCATCAACAttcataaaacagtaaaaatagtTATAAGTAATTGAAGGATGAATCTAATCAATGAATTTGTTCATATTATGATAGGCTCAGAACCTGAAGAGTCCTGTGGTTGTGTTGTGGTCCAATGTTAGGCCCAGGGCCAAGTCTCATGTTAGCTGTAGTTAAACTGGCCTCTACACTGTGTTACTACATTGCATTGCAGGGCATTGCAGGGACAGATGTGGCGAAAGAAGCGTCCGACATCATATTGACAGATGACAACTTCAGCAGCATTGTGAAGGCCGTGATGTGGGGCAGAAATGTCTACGACAGCATCTCCAAGTTCCTTCAGTTCCAGCTAACTGTCAACGTGGTAGCTGTCATTGTTGCGTTCACTGGAGCCTGTATCACCCAGGTTAGAGACCCCCAACACTGACGTTGTCTTCATGAGggacaaaataacaggaacATCAATTTGGTCCAACAGACAGTTCCTCTGCTGACAAACACTCACtgtagatttgtgtgtgtttccaggacTCCCCGCTGAAAGCTGTGCAGATGTTGTGGGTCAACCTCATCATGGACACATTTGCGTCACTGGCTCTTGCCACCGAGCCACCGACTGAGGCCCTGCTGCTCAGGAGTCCGTACGGACGCAAGAAGCCACTCATCTCACGCACTATGATGAAGAACATCCTGGGACATGCCATATACCAATTAATTGTAATCTTCATCCTGCTCTTCATTGGTCAGTGAACACCCCACACCATCAGAATATTAACACTGATAAACGCACAACTGAAACACAGTATTATGTCAGTAAGTCACATgttgtcttatttttatatttagacCTCTAAGCATTTTGAGGCTGCAGCTGTCACCCTGTTTATTGCGTATGGTTATCATGGTAACAGATGTTGTTCTCATCTGTGTCTAATAGATGAGGAGCTACCGTATGTAATTCCACAGATGCAGGCAGGTCATTCAATAAGACTTTGCATTGCAACAGTAACTATTTCATTCAAATGATGATTAATCAAGACATCTATTCTTAGCcctttatttttgatttattatttttcttcttgtcttcaTTATAATCTCATCATGGTGTTTGTTGGAGAGCAAACAAACCATCGCTGCATGTGTAAAAAGTATCTATTCAATATTTCTGTCAGCACCCCTGGCACATTTACATATCTTTGCATTATTATttcatgtatgtgcatgtactgGTAATTATGGTTATCAGCCTTATATGTGCTGTCATTATTAAGTCTTaagttcttgttttgtctgtatttcCATTTGTGCCTTCCTGATTGTTTTTGGAATATTATGAGTCAAATTCATTGTATGCGTTACCACACAATACAGTAAAgctaattctgattctgataataatGGGATAATAATGAGTTTCCACCTTTTTAAATTCAGTTGTATGCGAAGGTTTTGTTGAAAGAAACAGGGGGGATTGAGCTGATTTCTGCACCTGCTCAGTAATCTGTGCCCATCCCGCCCACAGGTGAGAAGATCTTCGATATTGACAATGGCAGGGACACGCCCCTCCACGCCCCTCCCACTGAGCACTACACCATTGTGTTCAACACCTTTGTTCTCATGCAGATTTTCAATGAGCTCAATGCCCGTAAGATTCATGGGGAGAGGAATGTGTTTGAGGGTGTCCTTAGGAACCCCATTTTCTGCTCCATCGTCCTGGGAACATTGACCACACAGGTAACCTACAGGTCACACCTGGTCAGGTTCACAAAGGTAAGTGTTAAAAGAATCCCTGTATGATGTTGTCACTCTCCTTTAGATCATCATCGTGGAATTTGGAGGAAAACCTTTCAGTTGTGTCGGTTTGACTATTGACCACTGGCTCTGGTGTGTTTTCATGGGTCTTGGGACCCTCCTGTGGGGACAGGTGAGATATTTTTTAATAGTAAATCAACATTAGTTTGGAACTGGGGGCAGAAGGTGGAGGTATGACTTGTTTTGTAATGTAAATTTCTATGTTATTTGTACTGGAATTACTTTGAGTAATGTACTGTGCATATTTTTTCCACAACCCCTGTCATGGCTACAGCTACATGAAGTGAAACAAGACTTCTTCAGGAAACACAGAGGTTTCTAACTGAAATAAGATCTAATGTCATGGATATATGgaaaacatttcataaaaaataaataatgaccTGGGTCTCTTTGCCACTTGTCACCATTGTTACACAAAGAGCAGCATTGTCAGGTCACAGAGGTTTTGTGGAACAAGAAGTGCTGCCGTTGTCTCAGATTGCAATATCTTGTCTTGGTCCCACTCAGCTGGTGTCCAGTGTCCCCACCAGTTGGCTGACATTCCTGAAGACAGCGGGTCATGGCACCCAGCGGGAGGAAATCCCAGAGAAAGAGCTTGAGAAGCTGAACGACATGGATGCGATTGATCACGCTGAGATAGAGCTGAGGAAGGGCCAAGTGCTCTGGTGTCGTGGCCTCAATCGCATCCAGACGCAGGTTTGACTTCACCTTTACAAGGAAATTCCAAGTTCATGTCCCcagacaaaagcaaagaaagaaagtaatcCCCACTGTTAGCTATTGTAGACAGCTGTAGAGAAACCTCTTACTAACCTGACAGCTGCCTGTGTATCTCAACATGGCAGTCTGTCTCTACCTGAGAGTGAGCATTGCTGCAGATATAGCATCTGGTCAATAACAAATTTGTTTGCATAATCACCTCCTCAGAAAATTAGTAACTACGTAGTGGAAAAATCCTGCTCTGATATGTTTCTTTAGATACTGTAGATGATCTGCCAGCTGTTAGTTAACTGGTTGTTTTTCCAGAATCATTTTCAGAATAAGACCCAGGTCTAGAAAAAATCCCATCTCTGGGATTTTCCTTTAACAAACTCAGTTCGTCCATTAAACCCTGAACTGTAACTGTCTCCTTGTTGTCTTGCAGATTCGTGTGGTGAATGCCTTCAGAGACAGCGTTTCTCCATTGGCAGGTCTGGAGACACCTGAGTCTCGCAGCTCCATACACAACTTCATGACCCATCCTGAGTTCCGCATCGAAGACTCAGAGCCTCAGATCCCACTGATCGATGAGAATGAAGGTGAAGATGACGCTCCCACCAAACGAAACTCCATTGTTCCCCCACCGCCACTGACCGGACTGTCCACCTTGCCGCCCAACCAGAGCAACAACGCCATGGATCGTATCATCCCATTGCATAAGGACTCCTCCAGGTCTAGTCTGATCCCACCCAACTCAGCAGGACTGCCGCCCTGTCCGGGCAGCCCCCTGCACAGCCTGGAGACCTCATTATGAAACCATCCCCAGACCCGACCACTTCCAGTTACGGTGGTCAGTTCagttcattatgttttttatggCGAGAACTCGGGTTCTACTGAGaacagaagaatgaaaaaacatttttaaactgaCTCATCTGATTGGTTCTTGTCAGAAGTTCTGCTCCTGGTTTTCCAGGAAGCAGAGCtgatttcatgtgtgtttgttgtgttcagagcagcagcaacaggttCACACAGACTTTCCTTCCTGATGTTTTAATTCTTTACCCTAATGAACTCAGTTGTTTTAGAAGTCTTTGTGAGGTCATTGGTAAACAGTTTCTGGTCTGTAAATATTCATGTTGACGTTCAGACGTAGTCTTCACTCATTTAAATCTGCAGCAGATGAGATGATGTGAGCTGACGGTGACGAGGTTAGTTTTGTGTCAAGGTTGAACTTTATGAATCTGTGACTGAAATGtggatgttgtgtttgttgacaAAAGGTTTAAAGTAAATATCTAATGTTGGATTTTGTTCTagtatttttgtaaaaaaaaaaaatggttttaggttgttgttattttaaagttattaaaacataaaacactatGTCCAGAGCAGGGTGTTTGTGACAAGAAAATGTGAGAAcattatgaaaaataaagaacataaaaaatgaaatatttgggattttcaaagaaaaattattaaaaattatattgttaaaataattttactACAAAGTCATACAATATTAAGAGTAACATTTCATGAGAACTTCATAGTGTCTCCATAGTGTCATAGTTTTATGACAgtaaattcatttcattttgcaaaAGTTATATTTTAACAATATTGCCAAAAATTCCTAAGGAGAAAAGTAATATTTCCAGAATAAATCTGAGGAAACtgtgttgcatgtgttttgttgttttgcagcatatatgtacagtatatattgaaAATGGGAAAACATGCACATGGAATCGCACACGTGTCCTGTACCTAAATATGGAGGCTGCTGTTTGACAGGCACAGGTGACATCAGCGTCTCCTGCTGGATGATCCTGGTTCCTGGTTCAACCACTAGAGAAGAGTCAACCAGGACCAACCCTACACTCAAGAGTGTCTGACCCTTGGCCCCACAGGTGACAGCTAAACTCCTTCCTTCCTGTGACCGAGTTCTCTGCTACTCAAAGTGACATAGGTAGACAACAGGTTATGTACTTATCTATTTCAATCATGCATTGACCACTTTAGATTATTTAGATTAGCCGTATTTCAATTATTTTAGTCAAACTCACTatacaatattaaaatgaatgaatacatttacatttaattaattaattaaaaattatgtGACAGTCCCATTCATCCGGTTATTGTGCCTGGTTCTTCTTTTAGAATTATTTCTAATTGATATCACAACTTTAAATCATCTTCACTAGAAAAAACAATCCACAAACCTAAAGGTTTAAAAGCAGATTCGGATTTAACTCAGCTCTTAATCCGGTGAACTGCACTCCCCATAATTCCCCTCGCGCTGCCGTCACACACTTTCAACCAATCCCTGAGTGCGTCTGAGTCGCGTGACCAGCAGCGCAGCAGATTTGAATTGTTTGAGGGGTTGTGTGTTTTCGAGTCTCGCTGTGTTTTTGCTGAGCAGAAAAGAACATTTGTGAGTTTCTAAAGGAACCTGAGGTTTGcggtttttgttttctactttaACTGAACTCAGACTGAGTGCGAGTCCTACCGAATGAATAAAACGTCGTGTTGAAATTCTCAGTTTAAAGCTAATGCCAGTTACCATTTgggttaacgttagctagctgCGGAACTAACGGGCTAACATGCTAACCTTAGACTAGCATGAAAACTCGTGTTTAAGACACAATATCTCCGCAGTTTTGTCGGTGTTCGTGTAAAAGTGCTCTTTTCATTTACTGTCAGAGTAACAGGTCTGACTCGGAGCGTCTGTTTCCccacagagaagcagcagcagcgggaTGAGTTGTCGAGCTAACAGCGGTAAGTTTCCACTGACAGGCCCCGAGCGTTCATGCACAGTTGACTCAGTCTTATTGTACTTTATAATAcgtttttattacatttatttaatattttatcactGATTCACGGGCCGTGTTCGTGTCTCTGAACAGATGTGTGCTTTCTGGTGGATGAGAAATTTGACTTCGAAGATCCTTTGTCACCTGAAAGGTAGGATCATCATACTATAAACTTTGCAGGTACTATGGaacaggggtctccaaccctggttTTCGGGACctactgtcctgctggttttccaattgtccctgcccttgcagcttctgattggctgaacacacctgacccaggtaattTAGCAGTGTAGAGCAAGGATGTCTGGAAAACAGTCAGGGCCAGGGTTGTTGACCCCTGATCTCCCATGTCCATAatactgtttattattaaaaGCCACCAGTTTATTGGCCTGTAGGATTTACCATTTATCAAGGGAACACACCAGCCTTATTCCATACCACCAAAAAGTCTGTACCTGATCACCTGTCAAAGCCCAAGCATCAGTTTGCTGCCATCTATTAAAGAGAAACATCAGATCCACACACTAAAGAAATTTCAGTAGTCCGAAATGGGCAAATCTGCTAATTCTATTTTAGggaatatgtaaactgtattGGTCTTTTACCTGTTATTCAGCAGCAGGTTGTCTTGAAAAGGGTTTTCTGATCTTATGGATTTCTGCCAAGAacaaaaatgcaacatttaaaTCCTAATATTTCGAGCCAATATTTGAGAGAGACAGTAGACACTGTCCGCAGAAGTTTGGGTGGGAGATCAATCCAGGAAGGCTGAGGTCTCAAATAGGGTTCGGTTTATGAATGTGGTTCCCACTGTCCCCCTGGAGTTAATGGAGGACGTGCTTCCAGTCCATGCCAGATGGTGTTGAAATCACTGAGATCATGGAAATCAAAAAAGCTTAAAATCTAGTTCACATTcagtatgttttctttt contains:
- the LOC113133571 gene encoding plasma membrane calcium-transporting ATPase 1-like isoform X6; amino-acid sequence: MANNSFHGSKHGQLSEATHEGEFSCSIQELRLLMELRGPEALAKIQECYRDTNGLCTRLRTSPVKGLDGNLEDINKRKEQFGKNIIPPKRPKTFLELVWEALQDVTLIILEVAAIISLGLSFYHPPEAKRQNCGRVVAGVEDESEADAGWIEGAAILLSVVCVVLVTAFNDWSKEKQFRSLQSRIEQEQKFSVVRGGQVIQINVSEIVVGDIAQVKYGDLLPADGILIQGNDLKIDESSLTGESDHVKKTVDKDPMMLSGTHVMEGSGKMVVTAVGVNSQTGIIFTLLGAGEEADAEEKTEKEKKKEKDKAELDEDEAKVEMQQLKEQESEKKKLPKKEKSVLQGKLTKLAVQIGKAGLFMSVLTVFILIIRFLIDVFGIQGVRFSKECLAIHVQLLVKFFIIGVTVLVVAVPEGLPLAVTISLAYSVKKMMKDNNLVRHLDACETMGNATAICSDKTGTLTMNRMTVVQTYIAECYYRKVPEPHLIPAKILDLLVVGIGVNCAYTTKIMTPEKEGGLPRQVGNKTECALLGFTLDLHRDYQTIRNEIPEEKLYKVYTFNSVRKSMSTVLKNPDGSYRIFSKGAAEILLRKCCKIMDSKGETKDLKPLDRDHIVRKVIEPMALEGLRTICLAYRDFPSTSGEPDWDNESHILSGLTCIAVVGIEDPVRPEVPEAIRKCQRAGITVRMVTGDNINTARAIAIKCGILQPGDDFVCLEGKEFNRRIRNELGEIEQERLDKIWPKLRVLARSSPTDKHTLVKGIIDSTVLEQSQVVAVTGDGTNDGPALKKADVGFAMGIAGTDVAKEASDIILTDDNFSSIVKAVMWGRNVYDSISKFLQFQLTVNVVAVIVAFTGACITQDSPLKAVQMLWVNLIMDTFASLALATEPPTEALLLRSPYGRKKPLISRTMMKNILGHAIYQLIVIFILLFIGEKIFDIDNGRDTPLHAPPTEHYTIVFNTFVLMQIFNELNARKIHGERNVFEGVLRNPIFCSIVLGTLTTQIIIVEFGGKPFSCVGLTIDHWLWCVFMGLGTLLWGQLVSSVPTSWLTFLKTAGHGTQREEIPEKELEKLNDMDAIDHAEIELRKGQVLWCRGLNRIQTQIRVVNAFRDSVSPLAGLETPESRSSIHNFMTHPEFRIEDSEPQIPLIDENEGEDDAPTKRNSIVPPPPLTGLSTLPPNQSNNAMDRIIPLHKDSSRSSLIPPNSAGLPPCPGSPLHSLETSL
- the LOC113133571 gene encoding plasma membrane calcium-transporting ATPase 1-like isoform X3, which encodes MANNSFHGSKHGQLSEATHEGEFSCSIQELRLLMELRGPEALAKIQECYRDTNGLCTRLRTSPVKGLDGNLEDINKRKEQFGKNIIPPKRPKTFLELVWEALQDVTLIILEVAAIISLGLSFYHPPEAKRQNCGRVVAGVEDESEADAGWIEGAAILLSVVCVVLVTAFNDWSKEKQFRSLQSRIEQEQKFSVVRGGQVIQINVSEIVVGDIAQVKYGDLLPADGILIQGNDLKIDESSLTGESDHVKKTVDKDPMMLSGTHVMEGSGKMVVTAVGVNSQTGIIFTLLGAGEEADAEEKTEKEKKKEKDKAELELKKKKKKKDKNSNEDEAKVEMQQLKEQESEKKKLPKKEKSVLQGKLTKLAVQIGKAGLFMSVLTVFILIIRFLIDVFGIQGVRFSKECLAIHVQLLVKFFIIGVTVLVVAVPEGLPLAVTISLAYSVKKMMKDNNLVRHLDACETMGNATAICSDKTGTLTMNRMTVVQTYIAECYYRKVPEPHLIPAKILDLLVVGIGVNCAYTTKIMTPEKEGGLPRQVGNKTECALLGFTLDLHRDYQTIRNEIPEEKLYKVYTFNSVRKSMSTVLKNPDGSYRIFSKGAAEILLRKCCKIMDSKGETKDLKPLDRDHIVRKVIEPMALEGLRTICLAYRDFPSTSGEPDWDNESHILSGLTCIAVVGIEDPVRPEVPEAIRKCQRAGITVRMVTGDNINTARAIAIKCGILQPGDDFVCLEGKEFNRRIRNELGEIEQERLDKIWPKLRVLARSSPTDKHTLVKGIIDSTVLEQSQVVAVTGDGTNDGPALKKADVGFAMGIAGTDVAKEASDIILTDDNFSSIVKAVMWGRNVYDSISKFLQFQLTVNVVAVIVAFTGACITQDSPLKAVQMLWVNLIMDTFASLALATEPPTEALLLRSPYGRKKPLISRTMMKNILGHAIYQLIVIFILLFIGEKIFDIDNGRDTPLHAPPTEHYTIVFNTFVLMQIFNELNARKIHGERNVFEGVLRNPIFCSIVLGTLTTQIIIVEFGGKPFSCVGLTIDHWLWCVFMGLGTLLWGQLVSSVPTSWLTFLKTAGHGTQREEIPEKELEKLNDMDAIDHAEIELRKGQVLWCRGLNRIQTQIRVVNAFRDSVSPLAGLETPESRSSIHNFMTHPEFRIEDSEPQIPLIDENEGEDDAPTKRNSIVPPPPLTGLSTLPPNQSNNAMDRIIPLHKDSSRSSLIPPNSAGLPPCPGSPLHSLETSL
- the LOC113133571 gene encoding plasma membrane calcium-transporting ATPase 1-like isoform X4, whose product is MANNSFHGSKHGQLSEATHEGEFSCSIQELRLLMELRGPEALAKIQECYRDTNGLCTRLRTSPVKGLDGNLEDINKRKEQFGKNIIPPKRPKTFLELVWEALQDVTLIILEVAAIISLGLSFYHPPEAKRQNCGRVVAGVEDESEADAGWIEGAAILLSVVCVVLVTAFNDWSKEKQFRSLQSRIEQEQKFSVVRGGQVIQINVSEIVVGDIAQVKYGDLLPADGILIQGNDLKIDESSLTGESDHVKKTVDKDPMMLSGTHVMEGSGKMVVTAVGVNSQTGIIFTLLGAGEEADAEEKTEKEKKKEKDKAELELKKKKKKKDKNSKSKVEMQQLKEQESEKKKLPKKEKSVLQGKLTKLAVQIGKAGLFMSVLTVFILIIRFLIDVFGIQGVRFSKECLAIHVQLLVKFFIIGVTVLVVAVPEGLPLAVTISLAYSVKKMMKDNNLVRHLDACETMGNATAICSDKTGTLTMNRMTVVQTYIAECYYRKVPEPHLIPAKILDLLVVGIGVNCAYTTKIMTPEKEGGLPRQVGNKTECALLGFTLDLHRDYQTIRNEIPEEKLYKVYTFNSVRKSMSTVLKNPDGSYRIFSKGAAEILLRKCCKIMDSKGETKDLKPLDRDHIVRKVIEPMALEGLRTICLAYRDFPSTSGEPDWDNESHILSGLTCIAVVGIEDPVRPEVPEAIRKCQRAGITVRMVTGDNINTARAIAIKCGILQPGDDFVCLEGKEFNRRIRNELGEIEQERLDKIWPKLRVLARSSPTDKHTLVKGIIDSTVLEQSQVVAVTGDGTNDGPALKKADVGFAMGIAGTDVAKEASDIILTDDNFSSIVKAVMWGRNVYDSISKFLQFQLTVNVVAVIVAFTGACITQDSPLKAVQMLWVNLIMDTFASLALATEPPTEALLLRSPYGRKKPLISRTMMKNILGHAIYQLIVIFILLFIGEKIFDIDNGRDTPLHAPPTEHYTIVFNTFVLMQIFNELNARKIHGERNVFEGVLRNPIFCSIVLGTLTTQIIIVEFGGKPFSCVGLTIDHWLWCVFMGLGTLLWGQLVSSVPTSWLTFLKTAGHGTQREEIPEKELEKLNDMDAIDHAEIELRKGQVLWCRGLNRIQTQIRVVNAFRDSVSPLAGLETPESRSSIHNFMTHPEFRIEDSEPQIPLIDENEGEDDAPTKRNSIVPPPPLTGLSTLPPNQSNNAMDRIIPLHKDSSRSSLIPPNSAGLPPCPGSPLHSLETSL